One genomic segment of Pandoraea thiooxydans includes these proteins:
- a CDS encoding Wzz/FepE/Etk N-terminal domain-containing protein, which produces MQSHITNPDETYDDEISLADIVAFIVKHLYLIIAFALTGLLLGTGLSWMSLNQWQANADLQVGQIQYAGGGAQPVLIEPVAQTVARVESRSFQDALLKSQNQDPADDTAPLVKLVRKTLTAKAVVGTSLVHLSVRGFTPDQSKALLQASEKMLIAIHAEEADSLLSEFRARLARVDQELTENDVQIKRLNDAIAQRAKAPAAAHGANDALLLGLMSKASQDRQDLMKRKTALEEQLNPNLSFISKPLGDITVSDKPVYPLPVLFAVTGLAIGLLVGLGLGWLRDLRQRGWQT; this is translated from the coding sequence ATGCAGAGCCACATTACCAACCCCGACGAAACGTATGACGACGAGATTTCGCTTGCCGATATTGTGGCCTTTATCGTCAAGCATTTGTATTTGATCATTGCCTTTGCCCTGACCGGCCTATTGCTTGGCACGGGCCTTTCGTGGATGAGCCTCAACCAATGGCAGGCCAACGCCGATCTGCAGGTCGGCCAGATTCAGTATGCGGGCGGTGGCGCGCAACCTGTACTGATAGAACCGGTCGCACAGACGGTGGCGCGCGTGGAGTCCCGCTCGTTTCAGGACGCCTTGCTCAAATCGCAAAATCAAGATCCGGCGGACGATACGGCGCCTCTGGTGAAATTGGTGAGAAAAACGCTGACGGCGAAGGCGGTAGTCGGCACCAGTTTGGTGCATTTGTCGGTTCGCGGTTTCACCCCAGACCAGTCCAAAGCCCTGCTGCAAGCCTCGGAAAAGATGTTGATCGCAATCCACGCCGAGGAAGCGGATTCTCTGCTGAGTGAATTCCGGGCCAGGTTGGCGCGCGTGGATCAGGAACTGACCGAAAACGACGTTCAGATCAAAAGACTGAACGATGCGATTGCGCAGCGCGCCAAGGCACCTGCGGCAGCGCACGGCGCCAACGACGCTCTGCTGCTTGGTTTGATGAGCAAGGCCAGCCAGGACCGGCAGGATCTGATGAAGCGCAAAACCGCTCTGGAAGAGCAGTTGAACCCCAATCTCTCGTTTATTTCGAAGCCGCTGGGTGACATTACCGTTTCCGACAAGCCTGTCTACCCTCTTCCGGTGCTCTTTGCGGTAACCGGCTTGGCGATCGGCTTGCTTGTCGGCCTCGGCCTCGGCTGGCTGCGCGACCTGCGTCAACGCGGTTGGCAAACATGA
- a CDS encoding YqgE/AlgH family protein, with protein MPNDQINLTNQFLIAMPGMADPTFSGTVVYLCEHSERGAIGLVINRPTDIDLQALFERLDLKLEIEPLAHQPVYFGGPVQTERGFVLHEASGAQYTSSLAVPGGLEMTTSKDVLEAVAQGSGPNRFLLTLGHSGWGAGQLEDEIARNGWLTVAADPMIVFDVPPAQRFEAALSLLGVSASMLSGEAGHA; from the coding sequence ATGCCGAACGATCAAATCAACCTGACCAATCAGTTTCTCATCGCCATGCCCGGCATGGCCGATCCCACTTTTTCCGGCACCGTCGTGTACCTGTGCGAGCATAGCGAGCGCGGTGCGATCGGCCTGGTCATCAACCGGCCGACCGACATCGACTTGCAGGCTCTCTTCGAGCGGCTCGACTTGAAGCTGGAAATCGAACCGCTGGCGCATCAGCCCGTCTATTTCGGCGGACCGGTCCAGACCGAACGCGGTTTCGTGCTTCACGAGGCGAGCGGCGCGCAATATACGTCGTCATTGGCGGTGCCCGGCGGACTCGAAATGACCACCTCCAAGGATGTGCTGGAGGCTGTCGCGCAAGGCAGCGGGCCCAACCGATTCCTGCTCACGCTCGGACATTCGGGGTGGGGGGCCGGCCAGCTGGAGGACGAAATCGCGCGCAATGGATGGCTGACCGTGGCCGCCGACCCGATGATCGTGTTCGACGTGCCGCCGGCGCAGCGTTTCGAGGCGGCGCTCTCGCTGCTCGGCGTGAGTGCCTCGATGCTCTCGGGTGAGGCAGGCCACGCATGA
- a CDS encoding symmetrical bis(5'-nucleosyl)-tetraphosphatase → MMPRYAVGDLQGCCDSLHQLLSQLPPEAAQARLYFVGDLINRGPASLATLRAVMALGDRARVVLGNHDLHLLAVAAGVRPLHASDTLSNILAAPDRDELIDWIRHRPLAHFEGGFLMVHAGVLPQWDVAQTLELAHDVEQELRGPGWKSFLSQMFGNQPDRWHAGLTGADRQRITINALTRLRFCTADGKIDFKVKEGAGNAPPGFVPWFDVPERKTADVTMVFGHWSALGLMLRDNVMGLDTGCVWGGQLTAVKLATEPAQRKVYQVACPQIHDPMAFTAMPGSHR, encoded by the coding sequence ATGATGCCACGCTACGCCGTCGGTGACCTCCAAGGCTGTTGCGATTCGCTGCACCAGCTACTGAGCCAATTGCCGCCCGAGGCGGCGCAAGCACGTCTGTATTTCGTGGGCGATCTGATCAACCGCGGCCCGGCTTCGCTGGCGACGCTACGTGCGGTGATGGCGCTCGGCGATCGCGCGCGGGTGGTGCTGGGCAATCATGATCTTCATTTGCTGGCGGTGGCCGCTGGCGTGCGCCCGCTGCATGCTTCCGACACGCTCAGCAACATTCTCGCCGCGCCAGACCGCGACGAGTTGATTGACTGGATTCGTCACCGGCCGCTGGCGCATTTCGAGGGTGGCTTCCTGATGGTTCACGCAGGTGTACTGCCGCAGTGGGATGTGGCACAAACACTCGAACTGGCCCACGACGTCGAGCAAGAACTGCGCGGGCCGGGCTGGAAGTCGTTTCTGTCGCAGATGTTCGGGAACCAGCCCGACCGGTGGCATGCGGGGTTGACCGGGGCGGATCGCCAGCGCATTACGATCAACGCATTGACTCGGCTGCGCTTCTGCACTGCCGATGGGAAAATTGATTTCAAGGTGAAGGAAGGCGCAGGCAACGCACCGCCCGGCTTCGTGCCGTGGTTTGACGTGCCTGAGCGCAAGACCGCAGACGTTACGATGGTGTTCGGCCACTGGTCGGCGCTGGGGCTTATGCTGCGCGACAATGTGATGGGCCTCGATACCGGTTGCGTATGGGGCGGCCAGTTGACGGCGGTGAAACTGGCGACAGAGCCCGCGCAGCGAAAAGTCTATCAGGTGGCGTGCCCGCAGATACACGACCCAATGGCATTCACTGCAATGCCTGGGTCACACAGATAG
- the pyrR gene encoding bifunctional pyr operon transcriptional regulator/uracil phosphoribosyltransferase PyrR, translated as MPPINAESLYQALLAQIRQAYGADLPALAGIHSGGAWLAERLARDLGAPAYGVVNVALHRDDYAKKGLHSQASPTQLPFAVEGESILLVDDVLYTGRTIRAAVNELYDYGRPGRIDLAVLIDRGGRELPIGARFVGQAIELDGSQTLVLEQDPAGQFSFRLEASHA; from the coding sequence ATGCCCCCCATTAACGCGGAATCCCTCTATCAGGCACTGCTGGCGCAAATTCGCCAGGCTTACGGCGCCGACCTGCCGGCCCTGGCCGGCATTCACAGCGGCGGCGCCTGGCTGGCCGAGCGGCTCGCCCGCGATCTCGGCGCCCCGGCGTATGGCGTGGTCAATGTGGCACTGCACCGCGACGACTACGCCAAGAAAGGCTTGCACAGCCAGGCCAGTCCCACGCAACTGCCGTTTGCCGTCGAAGGCGAGAGCATTCTCCTGGTCGACGACGTGCTCTACACCGGACGCACGATCCGCGCGGCCGTCAACGAACTCTATGACTACGGTCGCCCGGGCCGTATAGATCTGGCCGTGCTGATCGACCGCGGTGGGCGCGAATTGCCGATCGGCGCGCGCTTCGTCGGGCAGGCCATCGAGCTCGACGGCAGCCAGACACTCGTGCTGGAACAAGACCCGGCCGGCCAATTCTCATTCCGCCTGGAGGCCAGCCATGCTTAA
- a CDS encoding rubredoxin: MEYKSWMCLICGWIYDEAAGLPEEGIAPGTRWEDVPINWTCPECGARKEDFEMVEI; encoded by the coding sequence AATACAAAAGCTGGATGTGCCTGATTTGCGGCTGGATTTATGACGAAGCCGCCGGATTGCCGGAAGAAGGCATCGCACCCGGCACGCGCTGGGAAGACGTGCCGATCAACTGGACTTGCCCGGAGTGCGGTGCACGCAAGGAAGACTTCGAGATGGTCGAGATCTAG
- a CDS encoding aspartate carbamoyltransferase catalytic subunit: MLKGHPQLTRNGELKHLLTVEGLPRAIVTHILDTAEQFVSVTDREVKKVPLLRGKSVFNLFFENSTRTRTTFEIAAKRLSADVLNLNINASSTSKGESLLDTINNLSAMHADMFVVRHAQSGAPYLIAQHCAPHVHVINAGDGRHAHPTQGLLDMYTIRHHKQDFTKLTVAIVGDILHSRVARSDIHALTTLGVPEVRAIGPRTLLPSGLEQMGVRVFHDMNEGLRGVDVIIMLRLQNERMGGALLPSAGEYFKRYGLTAERLALARPDAIVMHPGPMNRGVEIDSAVADGPQSVILEQVTFGIAVRMAVMSIVAANND, from the coding sequence ATGCTTAAGGGACACCCCCAGCTGACCCGCAATGGCGAGTTGAAGCATCTGTTGACGGTCGAAGGGCTGCCGCGCGCGATTGTCACCCACATTCTCGACACCGCCGAGCAGTTCGTCAGCGTGACCGACCGCGAAGTCAAGAAAGTGCCGCTGCTGCGCGGCAAATCGGTCTTCAACCTGTTCTTCGAAAACTCCACCCGCACCCGCACGACTTTTGAGATTGCCGCCAAGCGCCTGTCTGCCGACGTGCTGAACCTGAACATCAACGCGTCGTCGACCAGCAAGGGCGAATCGCTGCTCGACACCATCAACAATCTCTCGGCCATGCACGCCGACATGTTCGTGGTAAGGCACGCGCAGTCCGGCGCGCCGTACCTGATTGCCCAGCACTGCGCGCCGCACGTGCATGTCATCAACGCCGGCGACGGCCGGCATGCGCACCCCACCCAGGGGCTGCTCGACATGTACACGATTCGCCATCACAAGCAGGACTTCACCAAGCTCACGGTGGCAATCGTCGGCGACATCCTGCACTCGCGCGTGGCGCGCTCCGACATCCATGCGCTGACCACGCTCGGCGTGCCCGAGGTGCGCGCGATCGGCCCGCGCACGCTGCTGCCTTCGGGGCTCGAGCAAATGGGCGTGCGCGTTTTTCACGATATGAACGAAGGCTTGCGCGGGGTCGACGTGATCATCATGCTGCGCCTGCAAAACGAGCGCATGGGCGGCGCGCTGCTGCCCTCGGCCGGCGAATACTTCAAACGCTATGGCCTGACCGCGGAGCGCCTGGCGCTGGCCCGGCCCGATGCCATCGTGATGCACCCCGGGCCGATGAACCGCGGCGTCGAGATCGACTCCGCGGTGGCCGACGGCCCGCAATCGGTGATCCTCGAACAAGTGACTTTCGGTATCGCGGTGCGGATGGCGGTCATGAGCATCGTCGCTGCCAACAACGACTGA
- a CDS encoding lysophospholipid acyltransferase family protein yields MLLIKKLRLAAHLLRGLLTCAFIFPRLSVEQKATRARAWSTRLLELCGMRLVVHQQAPLAEGGVMLVCNHISWIDIFAINAWRPVRFVAKAEIRQWPLVGWLSVQMGTIFLQRERRADAKRVMHHLAELLDAGEALTVFPEGTTSDGTTLLPFHANLLHAPASTGKAIQPLCLYYADAADGGQSMAPSYAGDTTLMQSINAILNAPPLTVHLSIGEPLSIPEGAHRREVAALAEAAVAQALCGFQREEGVSEMVAVVETAEVLEPVVSRVYR; encoded by the coding sequence GTGCTACTGATCAAAAAACTGCGACTGGCCGCGCACCTGCTGCGCGGGCTGTTGACCTGCGCGTTCATTTTCCCGCGCTTGAGCGTCGAGCAAAAAGCCACGCGCGCCCGTGCCTGGTCGACGCGACTGCTCGAGCTCTGCGGCATGCGGCTCGTCGTGCACCAGCAGGCGCCGCTGGCTGAAGGCGGCGTGATGCTGGTGTGCAATCACATCTCCTGGATCGATATTTTCGCCATCAACGCCTGGCGTCCGGTGCGCTTCGTCGCCAAGGCGGAAATTCGCCAATGGCCGCTGGTCGGCTGGCTCAGCGTGCAGATGGGCACCATCTTCCTGCAGCGCGAACGCCGCGCCGACGCCAAGCGCGTCATGCATCACCTGGCAGAACTGCTCGATGCCGGCGAGGCGCTGACCGTCTTCCCGGAAGGCACCACCAGCGACGGCACGACGCTGCTGCCGTTCCATGCCAATCTGCTACATGCACCGGCCTCCACCGGCAAGGCGATCCAGCCACTGTGCCTGTACTACGCCGACGCTGCCGACGGTGGCCAATCGATGGCGCCGTCCTATGCCGGCGACACCACGCTGATGCAATCGATCAACGCCATCCTGAACGCGCCCCCGCTCACCGTGCATCTGTCGATCGGCGAGCCGCTGTCGATACCGGAAGGTGCCCACCGGCGCGAGGTTGCCGCGCTGGCCGAAGCGGCGGTCGCGCAGGCGTTGTGCGGTTTCCAGCGGGAAGAGGGAGTGAGCGAGATGGTGGCGGTTGTCGAAACTGCCGAGGTACTGGAGCCAGTGGTATCCCGCGTTTATCGTTGA
- a CDS encoding acyltransferase family protein gives MQLAGIALIVPCALITVLLLAVASLLASRCTFYKKLIDQEIASERFHSIDGLRGFLALGVLFHHSVITYFYYLKGSWTVPPSRLATFFGQGGVAMFFMVTAFLFWNRALIGGARFDAKRFFWSRLCRMVPMFWFSAALLIITAFALTHFRMNVSFVEIARQIVSWLTFTIPGNPDVNGFKNTFLINTVYWSLVYEWKFYLLFPLLALFAEGWAALVPALISAILIALFSQTHVEWYFLYGALAATLGMRSAKLKQFATTRFASVVVVGLFVCIAMFVPTVYRVAAAPLLFLPFLLIANGNTLFGLLTCRPARVLGAISYSIYLLHNFVLYLIVRLVNHFVAIPTMAVVTYWCVISVVAIATVLFASVTFRFVEHPFLKLKMPTWMLPSQDSLRRGADMERKSSVPS, from the coding sequence ATGCAACTGGCCGGGATTGCTCTGATAGTTCCGTGTGCATTGATCACGGTACTGCTCTTGGCAGTGGCATCTCTATTGGCTTCCAGATGCACGTTCTACAAAAAGCTCATTGATCAGGAAATTGCCAGCGAGAGATTTCACTCAATCGATGGACTGCGGGGCTTCCTTGCCCTGGGTGTTTTATTTCATCACAGCGTCATTACCTACTTTTATTACCTAAAAGGTAGCTGGACCGTACCTCCGTCCCGGCTGGCAACATTTTTTGGGCAGGGAGGTGTCGCCATGTTTTTCATGGTGACTGCCTTTCTGTTTTGGAATAGGGCACTCATCGGGGGAGCGAGGTTCGATGCGAAACGGTTCTTCTGGTCGAGGCTGTGTCGCATGGTTCCCATGTTTTGGTTCAGTGCAGCATTGCTGATTATCACAGCATTCGCCCTGACTCATTTCCGGATGAATGTTTCGTTTGTCGAAATCGCCAGACAAATTGTTTCCTGGCTGACATTCACGATTCCCGGCAATCCTGATGTCAATGGATTCAAAAACACGTTCCTGATCAATACGGTTTATTGGTCTTTAGTTTACGAGTGGAAGTTTTATCTTCTCTTCCCTTTGCTGGCGCTGTTTGCCGAGGGGTGGGCAGCGCTTGTGCCTGCTCTGATATCGGCAATCCTTATTGCGCTATTTTCGCAGACCCATGTTGAGTGGTATTTCCTCTATGGCGCGCTAGCGGCAACGCTCGGTATGCGAAGCGCCAAGCTTAAACAATTCGCCACGACGCGTTTTGCATCCGTGGTGGTTGTCGGATTATTCGTTTGTATTGCCATGTTTGTACCGACGGTCTACCGCGTTGCCGCAGCTCCGTTGCTTTTCTTGCCATTTTTGTTGATCGCAAATGGAAATACACTTTTTGGGCTTCTGACCTGCCGTCCTGCGCGAGTGCTGGGAGCGATCAGTTACAGCATTTACCTGCTTCACAATTTTGTCTTGTATTTGATCGTGCGTTTGGTGAATCATTTTGTCGCCATACCCACGATGGCGGTCGTCACGTACTGGTGCGTCATTTCGGTCGTCGCGATCGCAACGGTGTTGTTTGCGTCAGTAACGTTCCGATTCGTTGAGCACCCGTTTCTTAAATTGAAGATGCCAACATGGATGCTGCCGTCTCAGGATTCCCTGCGGCGAGGTGCAGACATGGAGCGCAAATCGTCCGTGCCTTCCTGA
- a CDS encoding dihydroorotase yields the protein MKIHLKGGRLIDPVSGTDAPQDIFIAAGKIAAIGRAPADFHANKTVDASGLVICPGLVDLAARLREPGYEYRATLESEMAAAVAGGVTSLVCLPDTDPVLDEPGLVEMLKFRARGLNQAHVYPLGALTVGLKGEVITEMGELTEAGCVGFSQADVPIVDTQVLQRAMQYAKTFGYTLWLRAQDPFLSKGGVAASGAVASRLGLPGVPVAAETIALHTIIELVRITGARVHLCRLSSADGVALMRAAKAEGLPMTCDVGANYLHLTDMDIGYFDAQCRLTPPLRGQRDRDAIRAGVADGTIDAVCSNHTPVDDDEKLLPFGEASPGATGLELLLSLTLKWADEMRIPLVKALASITSAPADVLGSAGARAGQIAEGTVADLCVFDPAAHWQVQPAMLRSQGHNTPFLGYELPGRVRVTLVGGQIVFEQRAPRESS from the coding sequence ATGAAAATTCATCTCAAGGGCGGCCGGCTGATCGACCCCGTCAGCGGCACCGATGCGCCGCAGGATATCTTTATCGCTGCCGGCAAGATCGCCGCCATTGGCCGCGCGCCGGCCGATTTTCACGCCAACAAGACCGTCGACGCCAGCGGGCTGGTGATCTGCCCGGGGTTGGTCGACCTGGCGGCGCGCCTGCGCGAGCCGGGCTACGAATACCGCGCCACGCTCGAATCCGAAATGGCCGCGGCAGTGGCTGGCGGCGTGACCAGCCTGGTATGCCTGCCCGATACCGACCCCGTGCTCGACGAGCCCGGTTTGGTCGAAATGCTCAAATTTCGGGCCCGGGGCCTGAATCAGGCCCACGTTTACCCACTGGGCGCGCTGACCGTCGGCCTCAAGGGTGAAGTCATCACCGAAATGGGCGAACTGACCGAGGCTGGCTGTGTCGGGTTTTCGCAGGCGGATGTGCCGATCGTCGACACCCAAGTGCTGCAGCGCGCCATGCAATACGCCAAAACCTTTGGCTACACTCTTTGGCTGCGTGCGCAAGATCCATTTTTATCGAAGGGGGGCGTGGCCGCCAGCGGCGCGGTAGCCTCGCGGCTAGGTTTGCCGGGCGTGCCGGTGGCCGCCGAGACGATTGCGCTGCATACCATCATCGAGCTGGTGCGCATCACCGGCGCCCGCGTGCATCTGTGCCGGCTGTCGTCCGCCGACGGCGTTGCCCTGATGCGTGCGGCCAAGGCCGAAGGTTTGCCGATGACGTGTGACGTCGGCGCCAACTACCTGCACCTGACCGATATGGACATCGGCTATTTCGATGCGCAATGCCGCCTCACCCCGCCGCTGCGCGGGCAGCGCGACCGCGACGCGATTCGGGCTGGCGTGGCCGACGGCACCATCGACGCTGTTTGTTCGAATCATACTCCGGTCGACGATGACGAAAAGCTGCTGCCGTTCGGCGAAGCATCACCCGGCGCCACCGGCCTCGAACTGTTGCTGTCGCTCACCTTGAAATGGGCCGATGAAATGCGCATACCGCTGGTCAAGGCGCTGGCCAGCATCACCAGCGCGCCGGCCGACGTGCTCGGCAGCGCCGGTGCGAGAGCCGGGCAAATCGCCGAAGGCACCGTGGCCGATCTCTGCGTATTCGACCCGGCAGCGCATTGGCAGGTGCAGCCGGCGATGCTGCGCAGTCAGGGCCATAACACGCCGTTTCTCGGTTACGAATTGCCGGGCCGCGTGCGCGTCACGTTGGTCGGCGGGCAGATTGTCTTCGAGCAGCGCGCACCGCGCGAATCCAGCTAG
- the ruvX gene encoding Holliday junction resolvase RuvX — protein sequence MSDAQATLLAFDYGERRIGVAIGNTLLRQARPLTIIANLNRETRFAEVGALISAWQPTALVVGLPTHPDGTPHAMTQQARRFGNQLNGRFNLPVTWVDERYSSVAASSALGPGHNGPLDAEAARIILQQYFDEHAPH from the coding sequence ATGAGCGACGCGCAGGCGACGCTGCTCGCTTTCGACTACGGCGAGAGGCGTATTGGTGTGGCGATCGGTAACACCTTGCTGCGCCAGGCACGCCCCCTGACCATCATTGCCAATCTCAATCGCGAAACCCGTTTTGCCGAAGTGGGCGCGCTGATCAGTGCCTGGCAGCCCACGGCGCTGGTGGTCGGGCTGCCCACCCACCCGGACGGCACGCCGCATGCGATGACGCAGCAGGCGCGGCGCTTCGGCAACCAGCTCAACGGACGTTTCAACCTGCCGGTCACCTGGGTCGACGAGCGTTATTCTTCGGTTGCGGCCTCGAGCGCGCTCGGGCCCGGACACAACGGCCCGCTCGATGCGGAAGCCGCGCGCATCATCTTGCAGCAATATTTTGACGAACATGCCCCCCATTAA